In the Persephonella hydrogeniphila genome, one interval contains:
- a CDS encoding cytochrome c — MRKILVLLLIISTISYAKNLRLKDVPEELSNYYPPKSERMEFVELMHMLSTSITGVVSNIKENNWQNAQKWAERLQGNYLKIGKMVKKWDKVLKKKEVKNLVEAVKSKNKSLAMSSIQAVGKSCVQCHKAYRLSAKVKFHAPDFSGTNIEDPVTGLDYTIEDYMKAMTNNMKMMRIHLVDGEKAKARKEGFNFIKRFEGMTQMCGDCHTGKLSEEIYFGIEANKRITSLREAIVNGELIKINKSLKWISENNCAKCHNVHQTLYLLKEKFGK; from the coding sequence ATGAGAAAAATACTTGTACTACTTCTTATTATCTCAACTATTTCCTATGCAAAAAATCTGAGACTGAAGGATGTCCCTGAAGAACTGTCCAATTACTATCCCCCAAAGTCTGAAAGAATGGAATTTGTTGAGCTGATGCATATGCTTTCCACATCTATAACAGGTGTTGTTTCGAATATAAAGGAAAACAACTGGCAAAATGCACAAAAATGGGCAGAAAGATTACAAGGAAACTACCTGAAAATAGGGAAGATGGTGAAAAAATGGGATAAGGTTCTGAAGAAAAAAGAGGTTAAAAATCTTGTTGAAGCTGTTAAATCAAAGAATAAATCTCTCGCAATGAGCTCTATACAGGCAGTAGGAAAATCCTGTGTGCAATGTCATAAGGCATACAGACTATCTGCGAAAGTAAAATTTCATGCCCCTGATTTTTCCGGAACAAACATAGAAGATCCTGTAACAGGTCTTGATTACACTATTGAGGATTATATGAAAGCCATGACAAATAATATGAAGATGATGAGGATACATCTTGTTGATGGAGAAAAGGCAAAAGCAAGAAAAGAAGGATTTAATTTTATAAAAAGGTTTGAAGGTATGACGCAGATGTGTGGAGACTGCCATACAGGAAAGCTCTCAGAAGAAATATACTTTGGAATAGAGGCAAATAAGAGGATAACTTCTCTGAGGGAAGCTATAGTTAATGGTGAACTCATCAAGATAAACAAGAGTCTGAAATGGATATCAGAAAATAACTGTGCTAAGTGCCATAATGTTCACCAGACACTTTATCTGCTAAAAGAAAAATTCGGTAAATGA
- a CDS encoding class I SAM-dependent methyltransferase → MDIGKRFDKVADRYDTSDKIERSKSFVQDLLKILPINKSFKVLDIGAGTGNVDVFLSPYVKEIVALDLSEGMLDVFRKKIKDKGIKNIRIYKKDLFSEDLQEKDFDLIITSMTFHHLDNPEESLKHLKKYLKKGGYIAVIDLYKEDGTFHSDNTDVKHFGFDEKDIEKWLETSGLEKVDYRIVYSIKKEREGKIREYPVFLIIAIKK, encoded by the coding sequence ATGGACATAGGTAAAAGATTTGACAAGGTTGCAGACAGATATGATACCTCTGACAAGATCGAAAGATCAAAAAGTTTTGTACAGGATCTTTTAAAGATACTTCCTATTAATAAAAGTTTTAAGGTTTTAGATATAGGGGCAGGAACAGGAAATGTGGATGTATTTTTATCTCCCTATGTGAAAGAGATTGTAGCTTTAGACCTTTCTGAAGGAATGCTTGATGTATTTCGTAAAAAGATAAAAGACAAGGGTATCAAAAACATAAGAATTTATAAAAAGGATCTATTTTCTGAAGATCTTCAAGAAAAAGATTTTGATCTAATTATCACATCGATGACATTTCACCATCTTGATAATCCTGAAGAATCCTTAAAACACCTGAAAAAGTATCTAAAAAAGGGAGGATACATAGCAGTAATAGATCTTTACAAGGAAGATGGGACATTCCATTCAGATAACACAGATGTTAAGCATTTTGGTTTTGATGAGAAGGATATTGAAAAGTGGCTTGAGACTTCAGGATTGGAAAAAGTTGATTACCGTATCGTGTACTCAATAAAAAAAGAGCGTGAAGGAAAAATTAGAGAGTATCCTGTTTTTCTGATAATTGCCATAAAAAAATAA
- a CDS encoding rubredoxin: MERVVKVKVLQNKKYKCRICGYTYDPERGDEKRAISPGIQFEDLPDNWRCPVCYYPKSQFYMVKDGHR, encoded by the coding sequence ATGGAAAGAGTGGTAAAGGTGAAAGTTCTTCAAAATAAAAAATATAAATGCAGGATATGTGGGTATACATACGATCCTGAAAGGGGAGATGAAAAAAGAGCTATATCTCCGGGTATACAGTTTGAAGATCTGCCCGATAACTGGAGATGTCCTGTATGCTATTACCCAAAATCACAGTTTTATATGGTGAAAGATGGACATAGGTAA
- the mtnC gene encoding acireductone synthase — protein sequence MIKAILIDIEGTVAPISFVKDVLFPYSKERLEKFLEENKENPHIKRIVEEIKKIEGKDLSLKEAVNTLKKWIDEDRKIAPLKDIQGFIWKEGFEKGDIKSPIYEDAYKKLKEWKEKGLKLYIYSSGSVQAQKLFFSHTEHGNLLDLFDGFFDTRIGNKKEKDSYVKIAQKIGLKPEEILFLSDNPDEIKAAAQAGMKVYRIVRPEDAEFIDNFPFRQVKDFNGVKL from the coding sequence ATGATAAAAGCCATACTGATAGATATTGAAGGTACTGTTGCACCTATAAGTTTTGTCAAGGATGTTCTGTTTCCATACTCAAAGGAAAGGTTAGAAAAATTTTTAGAAGAAAACAAAGAGAATCCACATATAAAAAGGATTGTCGAAGAGATAAAAAAAATTGAAGGGAAAGACCTTTCTCTAAAGGAAGCAGTTAACACACTTAAAAAATGGATTGATGAAGACAGAAAAATAGCCCCTTTAAAAGATATTCAGGGGTTTATATGGAAGGAAGGCTTCGAAAAAGGTGATATAAAATCTCCTATATATGAAGATGCCTATAAAAAACTGAAAGAGTGGAAAGAAAAAGGTCTGAAACTGTATATTTACTCCTCTGGCTCTGTTCAGGCTCAAAAACTTTTTTTCTCCCACACAGAACACGGAAACCTGTTAGATCTATTTGATGGATTTTTTGATACAAGAATAGGAAATAAAAAAGAAAAAGACTCCTATGTAAAAATAGCACAAAAGATAGGTTTGAAACCTGAAGAAATACTGTTCTTATCCGATAATCCTGACGAGATTAAAGCAGCAGCACAGGCAGGAATGAAGGTTTACAGGATTGTAAGACCTGAAGATGCAGAGTTTATAGATAATTTTCCGTTTAGGCAGGTAAAAGATTTTAACGGAGTAAAGCTATGA
- the rsgA gene encoding ribosome small subunit-dependent GTPase A, translating into MRKGLVIDREAQMIGVYLFENKKIYRGIPRKKVLKKTKIYAGDYVLGEVVDENTFAIEDIEERKNFLVRPPVANVDKVLVVMTLKMPEFDNFLLDNLLAVYEYLNADPVIVFNKIDILDESEKKELKRWEELYKSAGYDVLKVSARENTGIERLKEYLKGAICILAGPSGVGKSSILSRLVGIQLETREVSEKTERGRHTTTGVKLFPFGDNSFIGDTPGFSSVDALYFMDKKEVRLYFREFLRYKCRFPDCTHTKEPGCQVKEAVKKGEISCERYRNYLKIIKEDISIAKDLCQ; encoded by the coding sequence ATGAGAAAAGGGCTTGTTATTGACAGAGAAGCCCAGATGATAGGTGTTTACCTATTTGAAAATAAAAAGATATACAGAGGAATTCCCCGTAAGAAAGTTCTGAAAAAAACAAAGATATATGCCGGAGATTATGTTCTCGGAGAAGTTGTAGATGAAAATACCTTCGCAATAGAAGATATAGAAGAAAGAAAAAATTTCCTCGTCAGACCTCCTGTTGCAAATGTGGATAAAGTTCTTGTTGTTATGACATTAAAGATGCCTGAATTTGATAATTTCCTTCTGGATAATCTGCTTGCTGTTTATGAATATCTGAATGCTGACCCTGTTATTGTTTTTAACAAGATAGATATACTTGATGAAAGTGAAAAAAAAGAGCTTAAAAGATGGGAAGAGCTATATAAAAGTGCAGGTTATGATGTTCTAAAGGTAAGTGCCAGAGAGAACACAGGAATTGAAAGACTAAAAGAGTACCTTAAGGGAGCTATATGTATTCTTGCAGGACCATCAGGTGTTGGAAAATCCTCTATACTATCAAGGCTGGTTGGTATTCAACTTGAAACAAGAGAGGTTAGTGAAAAAACAGAGAGAGGAAGGCACACAACAACAGGAGTAAAGCTTTTTCCTTTTGGGGATAACTCTTTTATAGGAGATACTCCGGGATTTTCAAGCGTCGATGCACTCTACTTTATGGACAAAAAAGAAGTAAGGCTTTATTTCAGAGAGTTTTTAAGATACAAATGCCGTTTTCCAGACTGTACACATACAAAAGAGCCTGGATGTCAGGTAAAAGAAGCTGTAAAGAAAGGGGAGATATCCTGCGAAAGATACAGAAACTATCTAAAAATAATAAAAGAGGACATCTCCATAGCTAAAGACCTCTGTCAATAA
- a CDS encoding (Fe-S)-binding protein has translation MADKIDVTLPENLAHQCVKCSACRSVCPTYSVVKQERSSPRGRLALAEAVVDGILPLNEDIARQWNECAMCRRCEWICPNEVEYKEIMFRARHLAKEEKKSGFDPVKTAVYQGLAMTGNFITKISMKFAPSLMNTYGKLFKKDVPEYNAVFLNTGIPKYTKLIPKPTAKPFGLRGKRVKPEKPKGKLLFFTGCMIDAFYGKTGESVIKLMEKAGYEVVVPENIRCCGAPQLYGGEVELFEKLYRHNKEEIDRYDFDYIVVACPTCGGALEEEYKYPVKDFAEILEEEGYLVFKGNGERVTFHFPCHSYTAMSTNPDVYRNLLKGVVDAEYVEGEDAMMCCGFAGYFSVSNYDVATQIQKRKVKDIESTQAQYVLSDCPGCVFNIADGMYKHGDYKNIKVVHLADYLAERLTDEKIEKKEEKEEEPESISSVY, from the coding sequence ATGGCTGATAAGATAGATGTAACCCTTCCTGAAAATCTTGCCCATCAATGTGTCAAATGCTCTGCATGTAGGTCTGTATGTCCTACCTATTCTGTTGTAAAGCAGGAAAGATCTTCACCGAGGGGAAGATTAGCCCTTGCAGAAGCTGTTGTTGATGGTATTTTACCCCTCAATGAAGATATAGCAAGGCAGTGGAATGAGTGTGCTATGTGTAGAAGATGTGAATGGATATGTCCCAATGAGGTTGAGTATAAAGAGATTATGTTCAGGGCAAGGCATCTTGCGAAAGAGGAGAAAAAATCAGGATTTGATCCTGTTAAAACAGCTGTTTATCAAGGGCTTGCAATGACCGGTAACTTTATCACAAAGATTTCTATGAAATTTGCTCCTTCGCTGATGAACACGTACGGAAAACTATTCAAAAAAGATGTTCCTGAGTACAATGCTGTTTTCCTCAATACAGGTATCCCTAAGTACACAAAGCTGATACCAAAACCGACAGCAAAACCCTTTGGTCTCAGAGGAAAAAGGGTAAAACCTGAAAAACCAAAAGGAAAACTGTTGTTTTTCACAGGATGTATGATAGATGCTTTTTACGGAAAAACAGGTGAAAGTGTTATAAAACTGATGGAAAAAGCTGGATATGAGGTTGTAGTTCCTGAAAATATAAGGTGTTGCGGTGCTCCACAGCTTTATGGTGGAGAGGTTGAGCTTTTTGAGAAACTGTACAGACATAACAAAGAAGAGATAGACAGATACGATTTTGATTATATTGTTGTTGCATGTCCGACATGTGGGGGGGCTTTAGAAGAAGAGTATAAATATCCTGTAAAAGATTTTGCTGAGATTCTTGAAGAGGAAGGATATCTTGTTTTCAAAGGTAACGGAGAGAGAGTAACATTCCATTTCCCCTGCCACTCCTATACAGCTATGTCTACAAATCCGGATGTTTACAGAAATCTCCTTAAAGGTGTGGTTGATGCAGAGTATGTTGAGGGAGAAGATGCAATGATGTGCTGTGGTTTTGCAGGTTATTTTTCAGTATCAAACTACGATGTAGCAACACAGATACAGAAAAGAAAGGTAAAAGACATAGAAAGTACGCAGGCTCAATATGTATTAAGTGATTGTCCCGGATGTGTTTTTAATATAGCTGATGGTATGTATAAGCACGGAGATTACAAAAATATAAAAGTGGTTCATCTTGCTGATTATCTTGCTGAAAGACTTACTGATGAAAAGATAGAGAAAAAAGAGGAAAAAGAAGAAGAACCGGAGTCTATTAGTTCTGTTTATTGA
- a CDS encoding MarR family transcriptional regulator — protein MDLEKFIIDILKKSKKPVKVGDIQRLTGYDRNSIQKTINKLSLEGRIEVDRCYNKIIGLKGEENG, from the coding sequence ATGGATTTAGAAAAATTTATAATTGATATCTTAAAGAAAAGTAAAAAACCTGTTAAGGTTGGTGATATACAGAGACTTACAGGATATGATAGGAACAGTATACAGAAAACCATAAATAAATTAAGTCTGGAAGGAAGGATTGAGGTAGATCGCTGTTATAACAAAATAATAGGTCTGAAAGGAGAAGAAAATGGCTGA
- the cheB gene encoding chemotaxis-specific protein-glutamate methyltransferase CheB, whose translation MKKVLIVDDSSFVRKILSKIISQLGYTVDTAKDGEEAVKKILHNDYDLVTLDIEMPVKNGIEVLKEIMDVKPTRVVIISSYTTENADITFKALDMGAITYITKPGKLGVDLKKIEEDIKETVKEVSELPLSRLQTRTEIKEPSAKNYPSEKKYILIGASTGGPKHIEDILKALPENYPNPICIVQHMPKDFIPTFVKRLNSVSKLKVTEAKDGEPVDTGKVIIGKGGYHLNFEKKNGKVVCRLKSDNNNSLFVPSVDEMFKSALKAIEPEKIVGVLLTGIGSDGAEGLLELRKAGAITIAESEETAIVYGMPREAYNKGAVKKLLPFPQIIKEIIKIGADRDVQKAQSR comes from the coding sequence ATGAAAAAAGTTTTAATTGTAGATGATTCCTCATTTGTAAGAAAAATATTATCAAAAATTATCTCCCAGTTAGGATACACTGTAGATACAGCAAAAGACGGAGAAGAGGCAGTTAAAAAAATACTCCATAACGATTATGACCTTGTAACTCTTGATATAGAAATGCCTGTAAAAAATGGAATTGAAGTTTTAAAGGAAATAATGGATGTAAAGCCCACCAGAGTTGTAATCATAAGCTCCTACACCACAGAAAATGCAGATATAACCTTTAAAGCTCTTGACATGGGAGCCATTACATACATAACAAAACCTGGGAAATTAGGGGTTGATCTTAAAAAGATAGAAGAAGATATAAAAGAAACTGTCAAAGAAGTATCAGAACTGCCGTTATCAAGATTACAAACAAGAACAGAAATAAAAGAACCATCTGCAAAAAATTACCCTTCAGAAAAAAAATATATACTGATAGGAGCTTCGACAGGAGGTCCAAAACATATAGAAGATATTCTCAAAGCACTTCCTGAAAACTACCCAAATCCTATCTGTATAGTTCAACATATGCCAAAAGATTTTATACCTACATTTGTAAAGCGCTTAAATTCAGTAAGCAAACTTAAGGTAACAGAAGCAAAAGACGGAGAACCTGTTGATACTGGAAAAGTGATTATAGGAAAAGGAGGATACCATCTCAATTTTGAGAAAAAAAATGGGAAAGTGGTGTGCAGATTAAAATCTGACAATAATAATTCTCTTTTTGTGCCTTCTGTTGACGAGATGTTTAAATCTGCTTTAAAAGCTATAGAACCTGAGAAAATTGTTGGTGTTCTCCTTACAGGCATAGGTTCTGACGGAGCAGAAGGTTTGTTAGAACTAAGAAAAGCAGGTGCTATAACTATTGCAGAGAGTGAAGAAACCGCGATAGTATATGGAATGCCGAGGGAAGCTTATAATAAAGGGGCAGTTAAAAAGCTACTTCCCTTTCCACAGATTATAAAAGAGATAATAAAAATAGGGGCTGATAGAGATGTTCAAAAAGCACAATCCAGATGA